The Longimicrobiales bacterium DNA segment GCTCCCTGCGCGCGTCCCTGCACCGCGCACTGCCGGACATCCTCGAGTTGGAAGTCGAGGCCCAGATGCGCGCGTTCCAGTCCCCCGACTTCCGGGAGGGCATCACCGCGTTCATCGAAAAGCGCGCACCCCGCTTCAACCGGGAAAACGGCCGCCACGGATGAGCGGACACGTCGTTGTCATCGGGGCGGGCACCATGGGGCACGGCATCGCGCAGGTAACGGCGATGGCCGGCTACGACGTCGCGCTGGTCGATACGTCCGCCGAGCTCATCGAGCGCGGCCTTGCACGCATCACGTCGAACCTGGACGAGGGCGTCCGCCGCGGCAAGCTGGAGCAGACACACCGCGACGCTGCGCTCGCACACATACGGTCCTGCACCTCCATTGCCGATGCAGGCCCGGGCGCCTTCCTCGCGATCGAGGCGGTCCCGGAGCGGATGGACCTGAAGGCGGCGGTGTTCTCCGAGCTCGAACGGCATACGCCCGGCGACACGATCTTCGCGAGCAACACGTCGAGCCTCAGCATCACGGGCCTGCAGCAGACGACGTCACGGCCGCAGCAGGTGGTCGGGATGCACTTCTTCAATCCGGTGCACATCAATCGGCTCCTCGAGCTCGTTCGCGGCGCGGCGACATCGCAGGCGACGATGGACGCTGCCATTGCCTTTGCCGGGCGCATCGGCAAGGACGCGATCGTCGTGAACGACTCGCCCGGGTTCGCGACATCGCGGCTCGGTGTGCTGCTCGGCCTGGAGGCGATCCGCATGGTGGAAAGCGGTGTCGCCAGTGCGGCCGACATCGACAAGGCGATGGAGCTGGGATACCGCCATCCCATGGGACCGCTCCGGCTGACAGACCTGGTCGGGCTCGACGTGCGGCTCGACATCGCACGCTACCTGCACGCGGAATTGAAGAGCGACGCGTTCCGCCCGCCGGCACTGCTCGAGCAGATGGTCGCCGAAGGCAGGCTCGGCAGAAAGAGCGGACGCGGGTTCTACGACTGGAGCGAATCATGACGTCCACGGCAGCGCGCACCGGGCATCCTCCGGCCGAACTGCGTTTCGAGACGCTGCTGATCACGGTCGAGAATGCGGTCGCGACGATCGTCATCAACCGGCCCGACAAGCGCAACGCGCTGAACGCAGCCGTGCGCCGCGAACTGGTCGAGGCACTGGACGCGCTTCGCACTCGTGAGGACGTGCGCGTCGTCGTGTTCACGGGTGCGGGCGACAGGGCCTTCGTCGCCGGCGCGGACATCGGCGAGTTCGCCGAGCGGACACCCGTCGAGCAGCGGGCGGTGATGGAGGGACGTCGCGTATTCGATGAGGTTGCCGCCTGCCCGATGCCGACGATCGCCATGATCAACGGCTACGCCTTCGGCGGCGGCTGCGAGCTCGCCCTCGCCTGTGATATCCGGATCGCCGCGCGCTCCGCGAAACTCGGCCAGCCCGAGATCCGGCTGGGGATCCTGCCCGGCGGCGGTGGCACGCAGCGGCTGCCACGACTGGTCGGCAGCGGCCGCGCGCTCCGCATGATCCTGACGGGCGAGGCGGTGAGCGCCGAGGATGCGGAGCGAATCGGGCTGGTTGACGAGGTCGTCGACGACGACAGGCTGCAGGACACGGTGACGTCGCTCGCAACACAGATCGCGGCCCATTCGCCGCTCACGCTGCGCCTCGCCAAGGACGCGGTGCGTGCGGCGTTCGAGGCACCATTGAGCGCGGGCCTCGCAATGGAACGCGAGCTCTTCATCACTGCCTTCGGCAGCGCGGACCGCGAGGAGGGTGTGCGCGCGTTCCTGGAGAAGCGTGCCGCGGAATTCAAGGGACGGTGACCGACATGGCGAAGAATCCGTTCGGCGATGATCCGGAACCCAGGCGCGTCAATCCCTTCGGCGAGGAGGAAACGCTGGAGCCGGTGCAGGACGCCGCGCAGCGCGTGCAGAACGCCGCGCGCAAGATCCGGCTGCTCCGCGCGCAGATCGGCGCGGAAGGTCTGAGCCCTTCGGGCACGCGCGAGCTGCTCGACCAGTTCGGCTCCGTGCTGGACATCATCGCAGGTGCACTGAGGGAGCTCGACCAGAAGCAGAAGTAGCGCACGACAGCGGGCCCCACCTTCCCCGTCAGGAGAAGCCGCAATGACGCACCGTACGGCAGTACGCATCGGCATCGGCATCTTCATCCTCTATGCGCTCGCCGTGCACTGGCCGGGCGTGCTTGCCTTCTCCGGTCCGCGTCCGTTCATCCTGGGGCTGCCGTTCAACTTCTTCTGGGTCGTCCTCTGGATCGTCCTCGGCCTCTGCGCGCTGCTGCTCATGGAAGTCACACGTCAGCGGGAGGACGGCTGATGGAATCGTGGCACGTTGTGACGGCCGTGGTCGGGCTGTATCTCGTCGCCACGCTCGTGGTCGGCCTCGTCGGGGGGAAACGTGCAACACATGGTGTTGCCGGATACGTCGCCGCCGACCGGCAGTTCGGGCTGCTCGCGATGTACTTCGTCGTGGGCGGCACCGTGTTCAGCGCGTTTGCGTTCCTGGGCGGCCCGGGTTGGGCGTACTCGCGCGGTGTGGCAGCGCTCTACATCCTGAGCTATGGTGTGCTGGGCATCCTGCCCTGGTACTTCCTCGGGCCGCGCGCCGCGCAGCTCGGCCGCGCGCACGGCTACGTCACGCAGGCGCAGCTCGTGACCGGCCGCTTCCCCAGTCGGACGCTCTCACTGCTGTTCGCCATCCTGACGGTTGCCGCGTTCGTGCCGTACATCATGCTGCAGATGAGCGGCGCCGGCATCGTGTTCAACGCGGTCACGGCGGGACATGTCCCGCACTGGCTGGGCGCCGCCCTGGCCTACGGCGTGGTCGTGTTGTACGTGCTGTTCGGCGGCGTCAGTGCTGTCGGTTGGACCAATGTCTTCCAGGGCATCGTCATGATGGCCGCTGCGTGGATCCTGGGCATCTACATCCCGAACCTGCTGTACGGCGGGATCGGCCCCATGTTCGAGCAGGTCCTGGCTGCACGTCCCGAGCTGCTGACGCTGCCGGGCCTGGACGCGAGTGGCCAGCCGTGGAGCTGGGGCGCATACAGCAGCACGCTGCTGTCCTCCGCGATCGGCCTTGCGATCTGGCCGCACCTCTTCATGAAGGCGTTCACCGCGAAGAGCGACGCGACCATCCGCCGCACCGTCGTGCTGTTCCCCACGTTCCAGCTCTTCCTCGTGCCCCTGCTGCTCGTGGGGTTCGCCGGCGTCCTGTTCCACAGTGCGCCGGCGAGTGCGGACTTCATCCTGCCGCACATGATCCTGGAGACGGGAATGCCGGCACTGGTGGTCGGGCTCTTCTGCGCGGGGGCGCTCGCGGCCTCGATGTCCACCGGTGATGCACTGCTGCACGGCGCCGCTTCCGTCGCGATCGAGGACGGTATCGCGCCCTTCGTGCAGATCGAGGAACGACGACGCCGCTTCCTGATGCAGCTGCTCGTGCTGTCGATTGGCGGACTCGCTTACTGGCTCGCCGTCATCCAGCAGCGTTCGCTCGTGTGGCTGCTGGTCTCGGCATACGGCATCATCGACCAGCTGGCACCGCCGCTGTACGCCGCGATCTACTGGAAGCGGGCAACAACGCGCGGCGTCCTGGCAGGGCTGGTCGGCGGCAGCGCGACGTCCGTGTTCTTCTTCCTCAATCCGGCTCTCCGCCCCTGGGAGATCCACGAGGGCGTGCTCGGCCTGGTAGTGAACGTCACGCTGCTGG contains these protein-coding regions:
- a CDS encoding 3-hydroxyacyl-CoA dehydrogenase family protein; this translates as MSGHVVVIGAGTMGHGIAQVTAMAGYDVALVDTSAELIERGLARITSNLDEGVRRGKLEQTHRDAALAHIRSCTSIADAGPGAFLAIEAVPERMDLKAAVFSELERHTPGDTIFASNTSSLSITGLQQTTSRPQQVVGMHFFNPVHINRLLELVRGAATSQATMDAAIAFAGRIGKDAIVVNDSPGFATSRLGVLLGLEAIRMVESGVASAADIDKAMELGYRHPMGPLRLTDLVGLDVRLDIARYLHAELKSDAFRPPALLEQMVAEGRLGRKSGRGFYDWSES
- a CDS encoding enoyl-CoA hydratase-related protein: MTSTAARTGHPPAELRFETLLITVENAVATIVINRPDKRNALNAAVRRELVEALDALRTREDVRVVVFTGAGDRAFVAGADIGEFAERTPVEQRAVMEGRRVFDEVAACPMPTIAMINGYAFGGGCELALACDIRIAARSAKLGQPEIRLGILPGGGGTQRLPRLVGSGRALRMILTGEAVSAEDAERIGLVDEVVDDDRLQDTVTSLATQIAAHSPLTLRLAKDAVRAAFEAPLSAGLAMERELFITAFGSADREEGVRAFLEKRAAEFKGR
- a CDS encoding sodium:solute symporter family protein produces the protein MESWHVVTAVVGLYLVATLVVGLVGGKRATHGVAGYVAADRQFGLLAMYFVVGGTVFSAFAFLGGPGWAYSRGVAALYILSYGVLGILPWYFLGPRAAQLGRAHGYVTQAQLVTGRFPSRTLSLLFAILTVAAFVPYIMLQMSGAGIVFNAVTAGHVPHWLGAALAYGVVVLYVLFGGVSAVGWTNVFQGIVMMAAAWILGIYIPNLLYGGIGPMFEQVLAARPELLTLPGLDASGQPWSWGAYSSTLLSSAIGLAIWPHLFMKAFTAKSDATIRRTVVLFPTFQLFLVPLLLVGFAGVLFHSAPASADFILPHMILETGMPALVVGLFCAGALAASMSTGDALLHGAASVAIEDGIAPFVQIEERRRRFLMQLLVLSIGGLAYWLAVIQQRSLVWLLVSAYGIIDQLAPPLYAAIYWKRATTRGVLAGLVGGSATSVFFFLNPALRPWEIHEGVLGLVVNVTLLVVVSRLDPTPAPMRPAPADSSVNASPQPVS